In Corallococcus macrosporus, the following are encoded in one genomic region:
- a CDS encoding class I SAM-dependent methyltransferase yields the protein MSDEDTQQPQGAGGMFENRLRKNAKRLRKWARAQGLTAFRVYDRDIPEYPYAVDVYGDHAHVVEFPRRKAHAKGSTESAERDEVLAAVTAVLGVPAERISVKTHTPQPWGRSQYQRVGQGSERLVVEEQGLKFWVNLGDYLDTGLFMDHRNTRARVRTEAKGKHFLNLFAYTGAFTVYAAAGGAASSVSVDLSNTYLDWAEDNLVLNGLADPRHVLIRADAKAWLEDQAKHGEDTYDLIVCDPPSFSTSKKMSGTFDVQRDHVRMLEHLRALMAPGGVLYFSTNFLGFELKDSATRGMEQVEELTPRSIPEDFHRKEIHRCWRMVAPSR from the coding sequence ATGTCGGACGAAGACACGCAGCAGCCGCAGGGCGCGGGTGGCATGTTCGAGAACCGCCTGCGCAAGAACGCGAAGCGCCTGCGCAAGTGGGCCCGCGCGCAGGGGCTCACCGCCTTCCGCGTCTACGACCGGGACATCCCCGAGTACCCCTACGCCGTGGACGTCTACGGCGACCACGCCCACGTCGTGGAGTTCCCCCGCCGCAAGGCCCACGCGAAGGGCTCCACGGAGAGCGCGGAGCGCGACGAGGTGCTCGCCGCCGTCACCGCGGTGCTGGGCGTGCCCGCCGAGCGCATCTCCGTGAAGACGCATACGCCCCAGCCCTGGGGCCGCTCGCAGTACCAGCGCGTGGGCCAGGGCAGCGAGCGGCTGGTGGTGGAGGAGCAGGGCCTCAAGTTCTGGGTGAACCTGGGCGACTACCTGGACACCGGCCTCTTCATGGACCACCGCAACACCCGCGCGCGCGTGCGCACCGAGGCGAAGGGGAAGCACTTCCTCAACCTCTTCGCGTACACCGGCGCGTTCACCGTCTACGCGGCGGCGGGCGGCGCGGCGAGCAGCGTGAGCGTGGACCTGTCCAACACGTACCTGGACTGGGCCGAGGACAACCTGGTGCTCAACGGCCTGGCGGACCCGCGCCACGTGCTCATCCGCGCGGACGCGAAGGCGTGGCTGGAGGACCAGGCGAAGCACGGCGAGGACACGTACGACCTCATCGTCTGCGACCCGCCTTCGTTCTCCACGTCGAAGAAGATGTCGGGGACCTTCGACGTGCAGCGCGACCACGTGCGCATGCTGGAACACCTCCGGGCGCTCATGGCCCCCGGAGGCGTCCTCTACTTCTCCACCAACTTCCTGGGCTTCGAACTGAAGGACTCCGCCACCCGGGGCATGGAGCAGGTGGAGGAGCTCACCCCCCGCTCCATCCCCGAGGACTTCCACCGCAAGGAGATCCACCGCTGCTGGCGCATGGTGGCCCCCTCGCGGTGA
- a CDS encoding crotonase/enoyl-CoA hydratase family protein, whose amino-acid sequence MSVRVEKNGPVTTVILHRPEVRNAVDADSARELADAFRAFDADPDARVGVLYGDAGTFCAGADLKAVSEGRLLRLEPDGDGPMGPSRMRLSKPVVAAISGHAVAGGLELALWCDLRVAEEDAVLGVFCRRWGVPLIDGGTVRLPRLIGLSRALDLILTGRAVSAGEALGMGLVNRVVPKGGARAAAEGLAAQIAAFPQACMNADRASAYAQADLAFEDAMRQEFGGGVEVLQTESIPGATRFAKGAGRHGTFD is encoded by the coding sequence ATGAGCGTGCGCGTCGAGAAGAACGGCCCCGTCACCACCGTCATCCTCCACCGGCCGGAGGTCCGCAACGCGGTGGACGCGGACTCGGCCCGGGAGCTGGCGGACGCCTTCCGTGCCTTCGACGCGGACCCCGACGCGCGCGTGGGCGTCCTGTACGGCGACGCGGGGACGTTCTGCGCGGGCGCGGACCTGAAGGCCGTCTCCGAAGGGCGCCTCCTGCGCCTGGAGCCGGACGGGGACGGGCCCATGGGGCCTTCGCGCATGCGGCTGTCCAAGCCGGTGGTCGCGGCCATCAGCGGACACGCGGTGGCGGGCGGGCTGGAGCTGGCCCTGTGGTGTGACTTGCGCGTGGCGGAGGAGGACGCGGTGCTGGGCGTCTTCTGCCGCCGCTGGGGCGTGCCCCTCATCGACGGAGGCACCGTGCGGCTGCCCCGGCTGATTGGCCTGTCACGCGCGCTGGACCTCATCCTCACCGGCCGTGCGGTCTCCGCTGGCGAGGCGCTGGGCATGGGGCTGGTCAACCGTGTGGTGCCGAAGGGTGGGGCCCGGGCCGCGGCGGAGGGACTGGCCGCTCAAATCGCCGCCTTTCCCCAGGCCTGCATGAACGCGGACCGGGCCTCCGCCTACGCCCAGGCCGACCTGGCGTTCGAAGACGCGATGCGCCAGGAGTTCGGGGGCGGGGTGGAGGTGCTCCAGACGGAGTCCATCCCCGGGGCCACCCGGTTCGCGAAGGGGGCGGGGCGGCACGGCACGTTCGACTAG
- a CDS encoding cystathionine gamma-synthase has protein sequence MRFDTLAIHAGQEPDPTTGAIMTPVYLTSTYVQDGPGEHKGYEYSRTQNPTRKALQDCLAALEGAKYGAAFASGLAGTDMLMHMLEAGDHVIVSDDVYGGTFRIFDKVFKRSGLSFSFVDLSKPENFEAAITPKTKMVWVETPTNPMLKLIDLGRIAEIAKKRGILSVADNTFMTPYFQKPLSLGFDVVAHSTTKYLNGHSDVVGGFVCTSRDDIAERMYFLQNAVGGVSGAFDSFLVLRGVKTLHVRMDRHAQNAMKVAQYLSTHKQVKKVTYPGLETHPQHSLAKQQMTGFGGMLTFDIHGGLEAARTFLKTVKVFACAESLGGVESLIEHPAIMTHASIPRETREKLGIADGFIRLSVGIEDAQDLIDDLANALERVK, from the coding sequence ATGCGCTTCGACACGCTCGCCATCCACGCCGGCCAGGAGCCGGACCCCACCACCGGCGCCATCATGACGCCCGTGTACCTGACCTCCACCTACGTCCAGGACGGGCCGGGGGAGCACAAGGGCTACGAGTACAGCCGCACGCAGAACCCCACGCGCAAGGCGCTGCAGGACTGCCTGGCCGCGCTGGAAGGCGCGAAGTACGGCGCCGCGTTCGCGTCCGGCCTCGCCGGCACGGACATGCTGATGCACATGCTGGAGGCCGGTGACCACGTCATCGTCTCCGACGACGTGTACGGCGGCACCTTCCGCATCTTCGACAAGGTGTTCAAGCGCTCCGGCCTGAGCTTCTCCTTCGTGGACCTCTCCAAGCCGGAGAACTTCGAGGCGGCCATCACCCCGAAGACCAAGATGGTCTGGGTGGAGACGCCGACGAACCCGATGCTCAAGCTCATCGACCTGGGCCGCATCGCGGAGATCGCCAAGAAGCGCGGCATCCTGTCCGTCGCGGACAACACGTTCATGACGCCGTACTTCCAGAAGCCGCTGTCGCTGGGCTTCGACGTCGTGGCGCACTCCACGACGAAGTACCTCAACGGCCACAGCGACGTGGTGGGCGGCTTCGTCTGCACCAGCCGTGACGACATCGCGGAGCGGATGTACTTCCTGCAGAACGCGGTGGGCGGCGTGTCCGGCGCCTTCGACAGCTTCCTCGTGCTGCGCGGCGTGAAGACGCTGCACGTGCGCATGGACCGCCACGCGCAGAACGCGATGAAGGTGGCCCAGTACCTCTCCACGCACAAGCAGGTGAAGAAGGTCACCTACCCGGGCCTGGAGACGCATCCCCAGCACTCGCTGGCCAAGCAGCAGATGACCGGCTTCGGCGGCATGCTGACGTTCGACATCCACGGCGGCCTGGAGGCGGCGCGCACCTTCCTCAAGACGGTGAAGGTCTTCGCCTGCGCCGAGTCCCTGGGCGGCGTCGAGTCCCTCATCGAGCACCCGGCCATCATGACCCACGCCTCCATCCCCCGGGAGACGCGGGAGAAGCTGGGCATCGCGGACGGCTTCATCCGCCTGTCCGTCGGCATCGAGGACGCGCAGGACCTCATCGACGACCTCGCGAACGCGCTGGAGCGCGTGAAGTAG
- a CDS encoding discoidin domain-containing protein: MRNRLLVSTCLLGAWLVSGCESPPAPTDSDFPPAAAQPEELAASNCNQLVTKAVTASGDDGNVPANTQDDDLSTRWSAQGTTGVWLQLDLGSAQTLTGTTIAWHRGNERQNHFVVSTSTDGGSFTQAYAGDSALNAAAQTVTFSSRSARYVRITVNGNTVNDWNSIAEARACSASAPPSTTDSGAALPRLPYLQSVKQTSAIVAFRTASSCNPTVRYGEGTNLTSSVSASVTGTRHAVKLSGLSAGRTYGYVVEACGSRTGLRSFQTSTMSTATQAHFTAMGDFGTGGSMQAKVMAVMNTPAWRSELLLALGDNAYPDGTDAEFQEHLFTPMAGLLREVPMFATPGNHEYVTNQAQPYLDNMYLPANNPAGTERYYSFDWGPVHFLSLDSNCAVGLASADRCTLAAQKAWAEADLAANTRPWTVAFFHHPSWSSGEHGSQLTMRRQFGPLFEKYGVDLVLTGHDHNYERSKPMFGDALASSTQRGIPYLVVGSGGATLRPFPSSQPAWTALRDNQSYGFLDVMVDGGTLTARLITSSNTVRDTLVLRKTLLKAATRVQASALEAEAEEAQDTPPGPTDDRAEPRQRGPVPPADTLESVADPEEPLPQ; encoded by the coding sequence ATGCGTAACCGACTGCTTGTCTCCACCTGCCTCCTGGGCGCGTGGCTCGTAAGTGGCTGCGAGTCACCGCCTGCTCCCACCGACTCCGACTTCCCTCCGGCCGCCGCGCAGCCGGAGGAGCTCGCCGCGTCCAACTGCAACCAGCTCGTCACGAAGGCGGTGACGGCCAGCGGCGACGACGGCAACGTGCCCGCCAACACGCAGGACGACGACCTGTCCACGCGCTGGAGCGCGCAGGGCACGACGGGCGTCTGGCTCCAACTGGACCTGGGCTCCGCGCAGACGCTCACGGGCACCACCATCGCGTGGCACCGGGGCAACGAGCGCCAGAACCACTTCGTCGTCTCCACGTCCACCGACGGCGGCAGCTTCACCCAGGCGTACGCGGGTGACAGCGCGCTCAACGCGGCCGCGCAGACGGTGACGTTCTCCTCGCGCAGCGCGCGCTACGTGCGCATCACCGTCAACGGCAACACGGTGAACGACTGGAACTCCATCGCGGAGGCGCGGGCGTGCTCGGCCTCCGCGCCGCCGTCCACCACCGACTCCGGCGCCGCGCTGCCACGGCTGCCTTATCTCCAAAGCGTGAAGCAGACGTCCGCCATCGTGGCCTTCCGCACCGCCAGCAGCTGCAACCCCACGGTGCGCTACGGCGAGGGCACCAACCTCACGTCCTCCGTCAGCGCGAGCGTGACGGGCACGCGCCACGCGGTGAAGCTGTCCGGCCTGTCCGCGGGCCGCACCTACGGCTACGTGGTGGAAGCGTGCGGCAGCAGGACGGGCCTGCGCAGCTTCCAGACGTCCACGATGTCCACCGCCACCCAGGCGCACTTCACCGCGATGGGGGACTTCGGCACCGGCGGCAGCATGCAGGCGAAGGTGATGGCGGTGATGAACACGCCCGCGTGGCGCTCGGAGCTGCTGCTGGCGCTGGGTGACAACGCCTACCCGGACGGCACGGACGCGGAGTTCCAGGAGCACCTCTTCACGCCCATGGCCGGCCTGCTGCGCGAGGTGCCCATGTTCGCCACGCCCGGCAATCACGAGTACGTGACGAACCAGGCGCAGCCGTACCTGGACAACATGTACCTGCCGGCCAACAACCCCGCGGGCACCGAGCGCTACTACTCGTTCGACTGGGGCCCGGTGCACTTCCTCTCCCTGGACTCCAACTGCGCGGTGGGCCTGGCGTCCGCGGACCGGTGCACGCTCGCGGCGCAGAAGGCCTGGGCGGAGGCGGACCTGGCCGCGAACACGCGCCCGTGGACGGTGGCCTTCTTCCACCACCCGTCGTGGTCCAGCGGTGAGCACGGCTCGCAGCTCACCATGCGCCGCCAGTTCGGCCCGCTGTTCGAGAAGTACGGCGTGGACCTGGTCCTCACCGGCCATGACCACAACTACGAGCGCAGCAAGCCCATGTTCGGCGACGCCCTGGCCTCCAGCACCCAGCGCGGCATCCCGTACCTCGTCGTGGGCAGCGGCGGCGCCACGCTGCGGCCCTTTCCCTCCAGCCAGCCCGCGTGGACCGCGCTGCGCGACAACCAGTCCTATGGCTTCCTCGACGTCATGGTGGACGGCGGCACGCTCACGGCGCGGCTCATCACCTCCAGCAACACCGTGCGCGACACGCTGGTCCTCAGGAAGACGCTGCTGAAGGCCGCCACCCGCGTCCAGGCCAGCGCGCTCGAGGCCGAAGCCGAGGAGGCCCAGGACACGCCGCCGGGACCCACGGACGACCGCGCCGAGCCGAGGCAGCGCGGCCCCGTGCCGCCCGCGGACACCCTTGAGTCCGTGGCCGACCCGGAAGAGCCGCTTCCGCAGTAG
- a CDS encoding MaoC family dehydratase: protein MRYFEDFPVGEIMERGPYVVTREEILAFARQFDPQPFHIDEEAAGKSIYGGIIASGWHTAAICHKLLVEGLLGKAAGMGSPGLDELRWKKPVRPGDTLSVRITTLEAKPSASKPDRGALKLGLEVVNQHGEVVMTEVANALFARRPPAT from the coding sequence ATGCGCTACTTCGAGGACTTCCCCGTCGGCGAGATCATGGAGCGGGGGCCGTACGTGGTGACGCGCGAGGAGATCCTCGCGTTCGCGCGCCAGTTCGACCCGCAGCCCTTCCACATCGACGAAGAGGCCGCCGGCAAGAGCATCTACGGCGGCATCATCGCCAGCGGCTGGCACACCGCCGCCATCTGCCACAAGCTCCTGGTGGAGGGCCTGCTGGGGAAGGCCGCCGGCATGGGGTCCCCCGGTCTGGACGAACTGCGCTGGAAGAAGCCGGTGCGCCCGGGCGACACGCTCTCCGTGCGCATCACGACGCTGGAGGCGAAGCCTTCCGCGAGCAAGCCGGACCGCGGCGCGCTCAAGCTGGGCCTGGAGGTCGTGAACCAGCACGGCGAGGTGGTGATGACGGAGGTGGCCAACGCCCTCTTCGCCCGCCGCCCTCCGGCGACCTGA
- a CDS encoding FHA domain-containing protein translates to MAAIILEARCVAPYVVRVRFSDGMEGEASLEPCLFDWDPKRVPGLTPELREWLRSPEHFATVRLDAEAGTLAWGDARPFDPSIVYWRVEQYRVPVTIRAKDDGTVLESLLLGGRREVWNGGLTVGSAPDNKVVVDRPGVAPHHVRVRLGGGHHPCYVVEVLEGPAPGETWRVPMQEGLRLELADRVVELG, encoded by the coding sequence ATGGCCGCGATAATCCTCGAAGCCCGCTGTGTCGCGCCGTACGTCGTCCGCGTCCGCTTCAGCGACGGGATGGAGGGCGAGGCCAGCCTGGAGCCCTGCCTCTTCGACTGGGACCCGAAGCGCGTCCCCGGCCTCACCCCGGAGCTGCGCGAGTGGCTGCGCTCCCCGGAGCACTTCGCGACGGTCCGCCTGGACGCGGAAGCGGGCACGCTCGCCTGGGGGGATGCGCGGCCGTTCGACCCGTCGATCGTCTACTGGCGCGTGGAGCAGTACCGGGTGCCGGTGACGATCCGCGCGAAGGACGACGGGACGGTCCTCGAGAGCCTGCTGCTCGGCGGCAGGCGCGAGGTCTGGAACGGGGGGCTCACCGTGGGGAGCGCCCCGGACAACAAGGTCGTCGTGGACCGGCCCGGCGTGGCGCCCCACCACGTGCGCGTGAGGTTGGGCGGCGGCCATCACCCCTGCTACGTCGTGGAGGTGCTGGAAGGCCCCGCTCCCGGTGAGACGTGGCGGGTCCCCATGCAGGAGGGGCTGCGGCTGGAGCTGGCGGACCGTGTCGTGGAGCTCGGCTGA
- a CDS encoding pyridoxal-phosphate dependent enzyme gives MDIQQNILTAIGHTPLVKLNKLVGPNDATVLVKCEFMNPGASIKDRMALYIIEKAEREGRLKPGGTIVENTSGNTGMGVALAAAVKGYKCIFTMPDKMSLEKINRLKAMGAQVVVTPTNVPAEDPRSYYETSKRLAKETPGAFMLNQYHNPDNIEAHYHTTGPEIFQQTEGKFDYFVSGLGTGGTMSGAGKYLKEKIPGLKNIGVDPEGSVYEGYFKTGKLTEPHVYKVEGIGEDMLCGAMDFKVVDDVRQVDDRMCFNAARRLAREEGIFAGGSSGAAVHVAVQLAKEVGKGKTIVVVLPDSGSSYISKFHSDEWMRDNGFMQEKGAGTVRDIIGAKPRELKTAKRGDRVDRVVETMRSHGISQMPVVSDDGRAVGMVHEYDLLNALVANKVKFQDAIDPIVAPLQGAVSAEASIDRLREIFARDNVAVVKDGETVIAIVTKIDLIDHLHRTAA, from the coding sequence ATGGACATCCAACAGAACATCCTCACCGCCATTGGCCACACGCCGCTGGTGAAGCTCAACAAGCTCGTCGGTCCGAACGACGCCACCGTGCTCGTGAAGTGCGAGTTCATGAACCCCGGCGCGTCCATCAAGGACCGCATGGCGCTCTACATCATCGAAAAGGCCGAACGGGAGGGGAGGCTCAAGCCCGGCGGCACCATCGTGGAGAACACGTCCGGCAACACCGGCATGGGCGTGGCGCTGGCCGCGGCGGTGAAGGGCTACAAGTGCATCTTCACCATGCCGGACAAGATGTCCCTGGAGAAGATCAACCGCCTGAAGGCCATGGGCGCCCAGGTCGTCGTCACGCCGACGAACGTTCCGGCGGAGGACCCTCGCAGCTACTACGAGACGTCCAAGCGGCTGGCCAAGGAGACGCCCGGCGCCTTCATGCTGAACCAGTACCACAACCCGGACAACATCGAGGCGCACTACCACACGACGGGTCCGGAGATCTTCCAGCAGACCGAGGGCAAGTTCGACTACTTCGTGTCCGGCCTGGGCACCGGCGGCACCATGAGCGGCGCCGGCAAGTACCTCAAGGAGAAGATCCCCGGCCTGAAGAACATCGGCGTGGATCCGGAAGGCTCCGTCTACGAGGGCTACTTCAAGACGGGCAAGCTCACCGAGCCGCACGTCTACAAGGTCGAGGGCATCGGCGAGGACATGCTCTGCGGCGCCATGGACTTCAAGGTCGTGGACGACGTGCGCCAGGTGGATGACCGCATGTGCTTCAACGCCGCGCGCCGGCTCGCTCGCGAGGAGGGCATCTTCGCGGGTGGCTCCTCCGGCGCGGCGGTGCACGTGGCGGTGCAGCTGGCGAAGGAAGTCGGCAAGGGGAAGACCATCGTGGTCGTCCTGCCGGACTCCGGCAGCAGCTACATCAGCAAGTTCCACTCCGACGAGTGGATGCGCGACAACGGCTTCATGCAGGAGAAGGGCGCCGGCACCGTGCGCGACATCATCGGCGCGAAGCCCCGCGAGCTGAAGACGGCCAAGCGCGGTGACCGCGTGGACCGCGTGGTGGAGACGATGCGCAGCCACGGCATCAGCCAGATGCCGGTGGTGTCCGACGACGGTCGCGCCGTGGGCATGGTGCACGAGTACGACCTGCTCAACGCCCTGGTCGCCAACAAGGTGAAGTTCCAGGACGCCATCGACCCCATCGTCGCCCCGCTCCAGGGCGCGGTGTCCGCCGAGGCCAGCATCGACCGGCTGCGCGAAATCTTCGCGCGCGACAACGTGGCCGTGGTGAAGGACGGCGAGACGGTCATCGCCATCGTCACGAAGATCGACCTCATCGATCACCTGCACCGCACCGCCGCCTAA
- a CDS encoding aminoglycoside phosphotransferase family protein — protein sequence MELEAALRDQVGQAIGRPVPDAPIKKLKGDASNRSYYRVGTAPDSWVLMVMPPDATKKSEEATKGEPPKELPFINVHRYLEKLGVRVPRILRYDEPAGIMVLEDLSDITFESALEGGRHNQALYTRAVDLLAKLRVQAEKQRDPECLAFTRAFDEDLYDWELHHFREWGLEAWSGKQPTDAERAELDATFRDIAKKLAAAPRGFTHRDYQSRNIMVKEGELVVIDFQDALQGPRQYDLVALLRDSYVELDRDFVDTMLDRYIATFEQESGEKIDAKEFKAFFDLLTIQRKLKDAGRFEFINRVKGNPGFLVSIPASLRYVKAAFARRPELSGLQKLIAKYVPELAA from the coding sequence ATGGAACTTGAGGCCGCCCTTCGCGACCAGGTGGGACAGGCCATTGGCCGTCCCGTCCCCGATGCCCCCATCAAGAAGTTGAAGGGCGACGCGAGCAACCGCTCCTACTACCGCGTCGGCACCGCCCCGGACAGCTGGGTGCTGATGGTGATGCCGCCGGACGCGACGAAGAAGAGCGAAGAGGCCACGAAGGGCGAGCCCCCGAAGGAGCTGCCCTTCATCAACGTGCACCGCTACCTGGAGAAGCTGGGCGTGCGGGTGCCGCGCATCCTCCGCTACGACGAGCCCGCCGGCATCATGGTGCTGGAGGACCTGAGCGACATCACCTTCGAGTCCGCGCTGGAGGGCGGCCGCCACAACCAGGCGCTCTACACGCGCGCGGTGGACCTGCTGGCGAAGCTGCGCGTGCAGGCGGAGAAGCAGCGCGACCCGGAGTGCCTGGCCTTCACGCGCGCCTTCGACGAGGACCTGTACGACTGGGAGCTGCACCACTTCCGCGAGTGGGGCCTGGAGGCCTGGAGCGGCAAGCAGCCCACCGACGCCGAGCGCGCGGAGCTGGACGCCACGTTCCGGGACATCGCGAAGAAGCTGGCCGCCGCGCCGCGCGGCTTCACGCACCGCGACTACCAGAGCCGCAACATCATGGTGAAGGAGGGCGAGCTGGTCGTCATCGACTTCCAGGACGCGCTCCAGGGCCCTCGCCAGTACGACCTGGTGGCGCTCCTGCGCGACAGCTACGTGGAGCTGGACCGCGACTTCGTGGACACGATGCTGGACCGCTACATCGCCACGTTCGAGCAGGAGAGCGGGGAGAAGATCGACGCGAAGGAGTTCAAGGCGTTCTTCGACCTGCTCACCATCCAGCGCAAGCTCAAGGACGCGGGCCGCTTCGAGTTCATCAACCGCGTGAAGGGCAACCCGGGCTTCCTCGTCTCCATCCCCGCGTCGCTGCGCTACGTGAAGGCCGCGTTCGCGCGCCGGCCGGAGCTGTCCGGACTGCAGAAGCTGATCGCGAAGTACGTGCCCGAGCTGGCGGCCTGA